The sequence GCTCGATAGCCTTCAGCGTGTCGCGGTTGACCGTCTCGAGCTGTGGAATCTCGGCGATCACTTCGACCTTGCCGAAGCGCTCGATGGCCGCCCGATTATGCGGCGTTTCGGGCCCGCTGATGACGACGCCCGCGAGCGGCAGGCCCCGCCGCCTGATCGCTTCCAGCGACAGCAGCGTATGGTTGATCGTCCCGAGCGTCGAGCGGGCGACAAGGACAATGGGCAGGTCGAGCGCGTCTGCAAGATCGATCATGTAGACGCCGTCCGAAATCGGCACCATCAAGCCACCGGCACCCTCGACCACCACGAGCCCATCGTGAGGCGGCAGTTTGATCTTCTCCATGTCCAGCGCGATGTTGGCCCGGCGCGCGGATTCGTGCGGCGCCATGGGCTCGGGCAGGAGATAAGCCTCGGGCAGGACGCGGCTGACGGGGAGCTCGGCCAGTTGCTGAACGGTCGCCGAGTCCGTGGTGGGAACGGTGCCGGCCTGGATCGGCTTCCAATAGGCGCCGTCGAGCTGGGTCAGCAGCCAGGCGGACACCAGCGTCTTGCCGACCTCGGTGTCGGTGCCTGTAACGAAAAAGCCGGACAATGCGGCACTCCTAGCGTTGTTCGGGCGCGGGTGGGGGACTTTATCGGCCAGGGACGGAGAGGCAAGAGGACCCGAGTACGACCTTTGGCGGCCAAAATGCCGCTCAAATCGTTTTCGTCTGGACGGGATGCGCCGAGTTGGGCGAAAAATCGCATCCATGACCCGCTTTCTGATGATCTTTCTCGTGGCGCTTTTGGGATGCGCCACGATCGCGACTGCCGAGGGCAAGACGCTTCGGATGGCCTACGACGCCGATCCGACCTCGCTCGACCCCCATGAGCAGCTCGCCAGCGCGACGCTGCAGCTCTCGCATCTTGTGTTCGATCCGCTGGTGCGGCGCCGCCAGGACAACTCGTTCGAGCCGCGCCTTGCGGAAAGCTGGGAGCAGGTCGACGACGTCACCCTGCGCTTCCATTTGCGGGACGGGGTGACGTTTCACTCGGGCCGCAAGATGACCGCGGACGACGTGGTCTGGACTTTCGAGCGCCTCAAGAAGAGTCCAGATTTCAAAGCGTTGTACGAGCCTTTTGAATCAGCAAAGGCAGTCGATGCGCACACGGTCGACATCGTCACCAAGGCGCCGTATCCGCTCACGCTCAATCTGGCCACCTACATCTTCCCCATGGACCGCGAGTTCTATTCAGGGACCGACGAGAACGGCCGGCCGAAGGATGCGGTGGTGAAACACGGGTCGTCTTTCGCGTCGTCCCACATCAGTGGGACGGGGCCGTTTCGCGTGACGAAGCGCGAGCAAGGTATCCGGCTCGAGCTCAAGCGCGTCGACGACTATTGGGACAAGGACTCGCCGGGCAACGTGGACAAGATCGTGCTGACGCCGATCAAGGAGCCCGCGACCCGGGTCGCCGCGCTTCTTGCCAGTGACGTGGATTTCATCGCGCCCGTTCCGCCCACGGACTTCAAGCGCTTGGAAGCGGCGTCCTGCTGCACGCTTGTGACCATGCCATCGACCCGGATTTTGACCTTCCAGCTGAACCAGGATCGCGTCGAGGCGTTCAAGGACCCGCGCGTCCGCAAGGCCATGAGCTATGCCATCAACCGGGAAGGGATCGCCAAGAAGATCATGCGCGGCTTCGCAACGCCCGCCGGGCAGGTCAGCCCCGAAGGTTATGCGGGACACGATCCGGGTCTGACGCCTCCTTATGACATCGAGAAGGCCAAGGCGCTGATGAAGGAAGCCGGGTACGAGGACGGCTTCTCGGTGACCGTGATCGCGCCCAACAATCGTTACGTGGGTGATGCCCGCATCGCCGAGGCGGTCGCCGCCATGCTGGCCAAGATCAACATCAAGGTCGACCTGCAAACCATGCCGAGGCGCAGTATTGGCAGCGCTTCGACCAGCGCGACGGCGATATCCTGATGATCGGCTGGCAGTCCGATACGCAAGACTCGGCGAATTTCTACGAGTTCCTGGCCATGACGCCGGACGCCAAGACCGGATACGGCCAATACAACGCGGGCGACTATTCGAACGCCGAAGTGGACCGGCTCACGATGCAGACGCAGACGATGACGGATCCTGAAGCCCGCGCCGAGGTCCTCAAGCAGATCGAGCGGATACTTGCCGACGATGCGGCGCTGCTGCCTATTCAATGGCAGCACCTTGCGTGGGCCGCGCGCAAGAATGTGAATATCGAGCCCATCGTGAATGCCATAGACATGCCCTATCTTGCGGACCTCGTGATCGACTAGGTCGCGCCTTCTGGGGAGGATTGGTGATGTTCAAGAAAATTCTGCTCGTGCTCTTGGTGCTGATCGGCGCCTTTGCGATCTACGTCGCGCTCCAGCCCGACGAGTACAGGGTCGAACGCTCGGTGACCGTCGCCGCACCGGCGGGCGCGGTCTTTGGGAACGTCGACAATCTGCGCAACTGGGAGGCGTGGTCGCCTTGGGCGAAGCTCGACCCCGATGCCAAGGTCGCGTTCGAAGGACCCGAGGCAGGGAAGGGCGCCGCGATGACCTGGGACGGCGACGACAATGTGGGGGCCGGCAAGATGACCATCGTCGAAAGCGAGCCCGACAAGGCCGTCAACATCCAGGTGACGTTCACCCGGCCGTTCGAAGGCGGCACGAATTCGGATTTCAGCTTCACGCCCAAAGCCAACCAGACAGGGAGCGACCAAACCGAGGTCACCTGGGCGATGCATGGCACGCACAACTTCATGGAGAAGGCGTTCTGCGTCGTCTTCAATGGGCTCGGCATGATGGGCAACGACATCGACAAGGGCCTGTCCCAACTGAAGTCCGTTTCGGAGCAGTCCTGAACCAGACTTCGACCGTGGCCACTGCGGTCCAGGTCAATTGGTCTGATATCGGCGCCTAGGCTATAGTTGCATCATGTGGTTCGCCGAAGCGCGCATCCCCGCGCGGGCGGCTACGAGCGGCAACGGCTTAGGGGGGCGCGGCAGCGACATTGGCATTGCCCGCTAAAGGTAATGGTTTGGGATTTCCTGAAGGACGACACCCAGCCGCGGTTGCCCAATCGCGCGCGTGTCGTTCTGACCATGGCCTTGGTTGGAATCCTGACCGGTCTGATCTCGAGCCTGCCATCGCCATTGCCGTCCATTCGCCTCGAGGAAGACGGGCTGATCCTCAACACGGCGAGCAGCCCGCTCCATGCGGGCCTTGCCTTCGCGATCGGTATTGCCGTCTGCATGTGGGCCTGGGTGTCGCGCGAGGTGGGCAAGTGTCTGCTGACTGCTGTGCTGGTCTTCCTCGGCTGGCTGGCAGCCGTGAACACGGCCAACGACCTCTATCAATTCCTGATCGGTTCGGGTGCGTTCGGCTCCGAGACCGGAGCGAAGGCGACACGCGAAGCTTCCGGACTCATTATCGGGGGCGTGGTGGCCGGTGCTGTCGGGGCGGGCCTGTCGGCTTTCGGCGCCGGAATTCCGGCGGCGGCGATCCGCCGGCCCCAAAATTGGGGGCTGATCGTTCTTGCGGGCGCGGTGGCGGGCATCATGCTGTACCCGGCGGCCGTGCTGCGCATGCCGCATGTGATGTTCGTGCCGTGGCAAGCCTTGGTGGCGGCGTCCATCGGCTTTGGTTTGACGCGGCGTTGAGCGGTTTCCACTCGGCGCAGCGCCCCGATCCGGGAGCGCGCCAAAATGGATAGTCTGCTTTCGGCCCTAGCATTCCTCGCGCGGCGGCTCGTTCAGGCCCTTCTCGTCATGCTGGCGATCCTGGTTATCGCCTTTGCGGTACGCGAGAGCTTGGCGATCCGATCCGCGAGTTCACGGGGCAGGTGGTGTCGGAGTCGGAGCGCGCCGAGTTGCGCAAGGAGTTGGGTCTCGACCGCCCGTGGCCCGTCCAGTTTGCCGACTATCTCGGCCGGGCCGCCCACGGGGACCTCGGCACCTCCTTCATCTACAAGAAGCCGACTGTCGATGTGGTGCTGGCCAAGTTTCCGGCGAGCTTCGAATTGGTGCTGGGCGCGAGCCTGATCGTGCTGCTCTTCTGCGTCCCGGCCGGCGTCTACTGCGCCGTCCGTCCCAACCGGCTTGGCGCCAGGCTGGTTCTGGGCTTAAGCGTGCTCGGGATCTCGATCCCCGTGTTTCTCACCGGCATCGTGCTCATCACGGTGTTCTCCGTCTGGCTCGGGTGGCTGCCAGCGTTCGGGCGCGGCCAGACCGTCGCCATCGGGCCCTGGACCACCGGGGTCCTCACGCTCGACGGCCTGGAGCACCTCCTGCTGCCGGCGCTCACGCTCTCCTCGATCATGCTGCCGCTGTTCGTCCGGCTGGTACGCAGCGCCATGCTCGGCGAGCTGGGGCATGACTATGTGCGCACCGCCTGGGCCAAAGGAGCCTCGCCCTTGCGCGTCTGGATCGTCCATGCGCTGCGCAACGCGCTGCTGCCGCTGGTGGCGGTCGGCGGTCTGCAAGTCGGCACGCTGGTCGCCTATACGCTCCTGACCGAGACCGTGTTCCAGTGGCCCGGCATGGGCTTTCTGTTTCTCGAGGCGGTGACGCGCTCCGACATTCCCCTGATCACGACCTATCTTGTGCTCGTCGGATTGCTGTTCGTCGTGGTGAATACGCTGGTCGACCTTCTGAGCCTGGCGCTCGACCCCCGCGTCAGCCTGGAGGGGGCACGATGAGCGTGTCTCCCGCCGCGGCTGGCACAAACGGTGTGCTGGCCTTCACCCGAGGGCGGCCAGGCGTCGGCCTTGCCTTCATCGTGCTGGTCGTCATCGCGGCGGCTGCCTTGTTGGCGCCGGTGATCGCGCCCCAGGACCCATTCGACCTTGCCGGGTTCGACATTCTGGATGCCGAACTGCCCCCGGCCTGGCTGGAAGGGGGCGAGGCCCGCTTTCCGCTGGGGACCGATGCGCAAGGCCGCGATCTCCTCAGCGCCATCCTTTACGGCGCCCGCATCTCGCTCGTGATCGGCGTTCTGGCGGTGCTGATCCAGGCCGTGATCGGCGTGACCTTGGGGCTGCTTGCGGGCTATTTCGGGGGGCGCACTGATGCCGTCGTGACGCGCTTGGCCGATATCCAACTCGCCCTGTCGACCCTCATGATGGCCATCGTCGCCATGGCGCTGGTTCGCGCCGGGCTCGGCGGCGCGGCGCTCAGCGTCTTCGCGGTGCCGCTGCTAGTGGTCGTGATCGGCCTCGCGGAATGGCCCATTTTCGCCCGCACGACCCGCGCCGCGGTGC comes from Methyloceanibacter stevinii and encodes:
- a CDS encoding ABC transporter permease; protein product: MSESERAELRKELGLDRPWPVQFADYLGRAAHGDLGTSFIYKKPTVDVVLAKFPASFELVLGASLIVLLFCVPAGVYCAVRPNRLGARLVLGLSVLGISIPVFLTGIVLITVFSVWLGWLPAFGRGQTVAIGPWTTGVLTLDGLEHLLLPALTLSSIMLPLFVRLVRSAMLGELGHDYVRTAWAKGASPLRVWIVHALRNALLPLVAVGGLQVGTLVAYTLLTETVFQWPGMGFLFLEAVTRSDIPLITTYLVLVGLLFVVVNTLVDLLSLALDPRVSLEGAR
- a CDS encoding SRPBCC family protein; protein product: MFKKILLVLLVLIGAFAIYVALQPDEYRVERSVTVAAPAGAVFGNVDNLRNWEAWSPWAKLDPDAKVAFEGPEAGKGAAMTWDGDDNVGAGKMTIVESEPDKAVNIQVTFTRPFEGGTNSDFSFTPKANQTGSDQTEVTWAMHGTHNFMEKAFCVVFNGLGMMGNDIDKGLSQLKSVSEQS
- the bioD gene encoding dethiobiotin synthase, whose product is MSGFFVTGTDTEVGKTLVSAWLLTQLDGAYWKPIQAGTVPTTDSATVQQLAELPVSRVLPEAYLLPEPMAPHESARRANIALDMEKIKLPPHDGLVVVEGAGGLMVPISDGVYMIDLADALDLPIVLVARSTLGTINHTLLSLEAIRRRGLPLAGVVISGPETPHNRAAIERFGKVEVIAEIPQLETVNRDTLKAIEPELDLLKLATVRP
- a CDS encoding ABC transporter substrate-binding protein, producing the protein MTRFLMIFLVALLGCATIATAEGKTLRMAYDADPTSLDPHEQLASATLQLSHLVFDPLVRRRQDNSFEPRLAESWEQVDDVTLRFHLRDGVTFHSGRKMTADDVVWTFERLKKSPDFKALYEPFESAKAVDAHTVDIVTKAPYPLTLNLATYIFPMDREFYSGTDENGRPKDAVVKHGSSFASSHISGTGPFRVTKREQGIRLELKRVDDYWDKDSPGNVDKIVLTPIKEPATRVAALLASDVDFIAPVPPTDFKRLEAASCCTLVTMPSTRILTFQLNQDRVEAFKDPRVRKAMSYAINREGIAKKIMRGFATPAGQVSPEGYAGHDPGLTPPYDIEKAKALMKEAGYEDGFSVTVIAPNNRYVGDARIAEAVAAMLAKINIKVDLQTMPRRSIGSASTSATAIS
- a CDS encoding ABC transporter permease; the encoded protein is MSVSPAAAGTNGVLAFTRGRPGVGLAFIVLVVIAAAALLAPVIAPQDPFDLAGFDILDAELPPAWLEGGEARFPLGTDAQGRDLLSAILYGARISLVIGVLAVLIQAVIGVTLGLLAGYFGGRTDAVVTRLADIQLALSTLMMAIVAMALVRAGLGGAALSVFAVPLLVVVIGLAEWPIFARTTRAAVLVEATKDYVRAARAVGDTDWTILRRHILPNSLSPLIIVATTQVAGAIMAEAALSFLGLGMPVTKPSLGTLIRSGYDLMFAGSWWVTVLPGLVLIAVLISINVLGDGLRDWLDPRRHSV